Below is a genomic region from Rosa chinensis cultivar Old Blush chromosome 5, RchiOBHm-V2, whole genome shotgun sequence.
AACAATTATTTAAGTCATTTGAGTTTTGTAGGAGTCATTTTGTGAAGCGGGAAGGCAACAATGTTGCTCACCATTTAGCAAAAGAAGCTTTGAAAGTTAGTCAATCTTTCCTTTGTTTAGAGTCGGGGCCTCCTTGGCTTCTTCAGTGTGTTAGTATAGACTTTCAGTTTGAAGTCTAAGCAGGCAAGATCCGCTTTTCCTTGTAGGATCTTGTACCCTATCTCATTGTATTTGAGTTCATTATGAATGAAGTTCTCTTtcgataatatatatatatatatatatatatatatatatatatatatataaatgatgTGCCTAGATAACGTTATCAGAACCGAGCATATATATAAGCCAATGAGAAACCACAATGAATGCAATGCTTCATAAACTAACCATAGTTCCACAAGAGCACAACAAATAACTACTGCATCCTGCATCAGTAATTATTCATGCATATATTGGAAAGTGCTACATCATTACTGCTTAATATCAAATAACAACAACCACAACACTTGTAATTATAACCAACAATGCAAACAACAtcaataaatagaaaaaaagaaggagCCTAGACATGGTTTTTATAGAGAATGATCGAGGATGCAAGAAAGTCTTTGCTAAACGATTCACATAAGTTTTACTTTTGAATCGCATCATCGCTAAAGAGTTCAAGTCTTtgtttaaactcaaacccagttTATCCTCTCACATTATCCTACACTCTCACATCTTCCAGTACGGAATCTACATGGATGTCTCTTCAGCATGTACCTTCATCTGTGGGCTGGGCATACAAATTAAACTGCAAACATGGAGGAAAGACAGCAATTTATAAATAAGTTGATCAGCACTTATAACGGGGCATTTCATTTAATTTATTCGGTTTGACGACCCCTCAGTAGTAAAGTATTCGTTAATACAAATATAGCATGGGAATTAAACTGCACCATTATTAGTGCTTGTTTAGGGCAATTTTCATCAACACACATCAGAACCAGAAGgaacaaaatgaagaaaatgttgaaaaaaaaagaaggcaaAGAGGTAAGTGCAAGTACATCAAAAAGAGTGTGTATTGATTTCTAGTGtaatttaatttcttatttCGACCTAATTTAGCTTCGGGTCTTTCTCGCCTGAGAAAATGTGCATGGTTGCGTGAGATTTTGACAAGATACCTAGATGTACAAAGCTTAGTAAGAGATTTCTATGCCAAATAGTGCCAATATAAATCAACAGAGGGTTTGTGGTTATGCCAATTAAGATTGCCAACTTCGAAGGGTGTAAGACCTTCAAAAATTTGGTGAATGATTAACATACTTGAGAGAAAGGTTTACTCACGAGCATGTGAGGAACATGTTTGTTTAGTTACAAAGGAgttaaaagaaaaggagaatTCTGACTTAAAATCATGATGCAAAATTTGTATAGAGCAAAGACATAGTTGGGGGCTCTTTAgttgtgagttgttttgttgTGCCTATTTACCAAATCAAAGGCTGAATTCCAAACTTTACCAAAAAAAACATAATCGATTCATGTTCTCATTTCGCAGAAGCATTcgataaaaatatataaagaaaTTTGGCATCCAGGAAATTCAAAGAACTCATTTTGCACAAGCATTCGATAAGAACCAGAACCGAGAATATATATAGTACATACCTTAAAAGCTTGAATTTAAAAAGAAGCAAACCTAAGTAAATTGGTAAGAAATTATTAATCATGAATTCCTAGAACTCCCTAGAGAAGTTTAGCTTCAACTGCCTTGGTCAGCACAATGAAGTAAacataaatttgatttttaattttgtatacCTTCGCACATTCTATGATGCATTATATAGTATTCAAAAATCAAGAAATGGCGACACGTACTCTAATCTATCTTCATCGGAACTCATCCTTACTTCTATTAACTATTTTACTAACTAAACGTGGCTTAAAGGCTTGTGAATGAATTTGATTTGTGCTGGTCCGTGTTTGTAACTACAATATTGGGAAAATAATAACCGATACATCTGACATGGAAAAACGAAAAATGCACCAAAGTGGGAATGATGAACACTGTTAACCCCTTTtgatttgcttttctttctcaGGGGTACGGTGCTAATCTAGAAGCACtttcatgtacacaaacctaaaCCTAGAGCAAAGTGATCTCAAGTGTTGCGAAGGAGGCAATGAAAGATAGACAAAGCaagaaaagagagactgaaaaacCCTAATGGCatgttgagaaaattaaaaaataaataaaagaaagagagcATACCAAGGATGTGACATTGTTTATTGAAACTTATAGGCAGGAGATGATCATCAACTCTCCTCACCCTCTGATTTCGGCTGCGATTGCTGCTGTGGTTGGAGCATGAGTTGAGCCTGAAGCTGATAGTCAAGAGAATGCTGATGATGATGTGCAGCGGCCGCAGCTTGCATCTGGTTATTGAAAGCATTGTTATCAAAACCTCCCAGACCCAACGAGCCAGCTGACACCACACCATTACTACCTCCACCACCACTACCGCCTCCTCCAGCCATCTGATTAAACCCATTTCCATTGTCCATCCCATTCACATTGAACCTCACCAACTCCTGCTGCTGAGCCTCAAAcatctgctgctgctgctgctgatcCCTAATCACCAACTGTCCCCCAGCAAGTCCGCCCTGCTGGGGTCCAGTTGGGACTCCCAACATGGGGACAGACATAGTGCCACCCCCATTCATCTCCGGCTGCTGCGGATGGAACACTGGAATCATCAGCGCTTGAGGGCCAATGTAGGTCGAGAGATCCTTCTTGGCATTGTAGAGATCCGTCTGGAGCTGCTTGAGCCTGTTCTGGAGGATGGAGATGAGCCCCACGCAGCCGTACACGGGGTCCCGGAGGCGAGCCTCCGCCTCATAGGCCAGTGACGTCACGGCGTCCTCACGGTGGGCGGCGTTGAGCTCGTTGAGGATCTTGGCCACGTTGCTCGCGCCGTACACACGGTGGACGTTGGCGAATTTCTGGGGTTGGTCCGGCGGGAAGTACGGCGCGAAAACGCACTCCTGCGTGCATTTCCGCCGTAGAAACTTGCACGCGGCGCACGGAGAGTGAGTGTTGGACGACATCTTCGGTGTCTCTCCTCTAACTGCAAACAATGAAAATTCAATGAATAGGATAGGGTTAGGGACTGACAAATGGAAATGATTTAATCAATCTAATTAATCCCTACAATTTTCAGGATCTATTTCTTATAATACCAGTacatgatggtgatgatgatgacgacAGCACAGCGAAATTTAGAGGGGCGATATGTTCgaggaaaccctaaccctagaggGTGACAAGGAGCGAGCAAAACGTGAATGATATATACGCAAATTGAGTGAGAAGGGAAAGCGATCAGAAGCCCATGGTTTGCAGCATTTGGAAGCACTCGGTTTCCGTTGGGGTGGCGGTTTTGGATGAGAAAAACAAGGGAAGATTATAAAGGAGTctttagagagagagtgaagagagagaggggaagTGAGAAAGTGTGTTTAGAGCAAAACAACTGGACTTTGTATCTTCATTATTAATTCTTGTTTTAATCCGAGGGCTGTGAGTTTATTAACACAACAAAACTGGGAACTTAACAATATAAGAGCTGCATTTGTTTATGGATATAatggggttttgtccatttatatATCCCAATTGTAGGGATGTTTTTCCCACTTACCGCATTAAGTTTTTTAAATTCTCTCTTATCCAAAACACTTTAAGaatgtcttccctaatacccaattaattttttgatttttgatttttgagacTATAATATTACATTCACCCATTTGTTacataaaaagagagagagagagagagagagagaaaccaaagAAGACTTCGCCGGATTCCGACCACCGATTGCCAGAATCAGGCCATcgatcgccggattccggtcaccagcCACCACCCACCGGATTTCTCTAAAAACCTCaccggagatctcataggtcgccggaaaggtttattgccccccaatagatctCTATTGCTCAAATagagaggcaatagacgtctattgccctccagtagAACTTTCAATCgtcggaatgggaactaatctacctaaatttagacaaataaaacttttattaaagaaaaaaaacaaggagattacatcaattcgaaacgtctattgcctcccccAATATAATTTTCGGTCGCCGGAATAGGATCTAactttagacaaataaaactttgattaaagcaAAAAACgtggagattacatcaattcaaaacgtttattgccccctaatagaactttttttttctttctttctggggccttctgcccccattttacccaaaaataataataataataatttgggCACCCACCGATACTGTGAGAGATCCGGCAAGATTGGAACCAGGGAAAGGAATTTCAGAAAAGAGCAGCGCACATAGTGGTGCAGTTTTACTCTGACCTCCTTtcataaaaaaaccaaaaaaaaagttgagtttttgttctttttttttcgtcGAACCTGTTCGGAATCCGATGCAGCTGGTGCACGAACCTCTTGATCTAATGGACCCAGACTGAGCTATGTACTTGAAGAAGCCCCAATGGACCGAGGGAATCACACCCAAGCCTTCGTTGGAATCCAAATTAGACTTACTCGCCACCGCCGTCGGCGATCTGGTCAACTCCTTGACTACCAGAGAGTCTATCGTGAGGTCATGCTCGCACTCCAAAGCTACTTGAGGGAGGTCCGCGCTGAGTTCTCATTCCTCTAAGTCTGCGGCCTCCGATTGCTCCTTTAGTTCCTTCGATCCGTCGCTGAGTCTGACTCCACCATCAACCTCTTCTCCCAAACCCTCCTGCGTGGCCTTctaggggagagagagagagagagagagagagagagagagagagagagagagagagagagagagagagagagagagagagagagagagagagagagagagagagagacagagacagagacagagacagagacagagagagtgagagagagacagagagacagagagagacagagagggcACATGTAATTGATGAATTAAAtcaagggcaaaactgtcattttattttaaacaGGGTAAGTGGAATAATTTTGGCCAATTTTGGTGATTTGGGTCAAGGTCCCATTTataattttgacaaaaaataataataataacttttGTGTAAGGAAAACAGAAtttggagagaattgagtcatgctttcattgataataggggtctctttatatagaggattacaatttacaagacatagaatcagagatgtacaaggaaagataatcatacaattaatcgaatatctatgaatatctccgtgaatatctctaattcaaaactctattacaactaggtcaagtaacctagaatttgggccagacacatattctggatttacttgaacactcccccttgtgtcatcCAAACATGGTgttcctctcgttgcctcattaaaaaccttgccaagtaataaaaaccttgtgggacaaaaataacatcgGTTGAAaggggaaaagagcacaacacaccattcacgtttcgagaccatacatgtggacatctccccctgatgtctgcatctccccttgatgactacggttatgggagttcggataacttctgcaaaagatgctaccaacatgtttctcgaaagtggaatttaagcactaacttagtgagcaagtctaccacactgtcctcagatcaaacctagttcactttgacaaagccaatatgtgtctaaatctaagagatcttctctcataactttattggatttaatagctcgaatagtaacatagagtccactagatagacacataaacttctctaagatgcgcctttgtttgcaatcgttagaggtattgcaaaggaactcatttccgttctctacatgtgctttcgcatggaatccgttggctattcatgatgcgattttccctaggagcgtagagagtttctgtgacagtaatcaagatgccatttggcaagaggaacttgggctattccatgtccttgaattattACTAATGGTCCAACCATCGTAGttacaaagtaatatgctcaaaatcaaaggagtcataatgaaaagaactcgagattttattcataagccaacgaagtacat
It encodes:
- the LOC112203104 gene encoding LOB domain-containing protein 36, translated to MSSNTHSPCAACKFLRRKCTQECVFAPYFPPDQPQKFANVHRVYGASNVAKILNELNAAHREDAVTSLAYEAEARLRDPVYGCVGLISILQNRLKQLQTDLYNAKKDLSTYIGPQALMIPVFHPQQPEMNGGGTMSVPMLGVPTGPQQGGLAGGQLVIRDQQQQQQMFEAQQQELVRFNVNGMDNGNGFNQMAGGGGSGGGGSNGVVSAGSLGLGGFDNNAFNNQMQAAAAAHHHQHSLDYQLQAQLMLQPQQQSQPKSEGEES